In one window of Mesoplodon densirostris isolate mMesDen1 chromosome 4, mMesDen1 primary haplotype, whole genome shotgun sequence DNA:
- the OPTN gene encoding optineurin isoform X1 — protein MSHQPVSCLTEKGDSPNETTGNGPPNLAHPNLDTFTPHELLQQMRELLIENHQLKEAMKLNNQAMKGRFEELSAWTEKQKEERLFFETQSKEAKERLTALSLENEKLKQELRKLKGKTERSFEVLKAEAEQEVEQLKTQVARLQAEKVDLLGIVSELQLKLNSGGPSEDSFVEIRMAEGEADVATKEIKPSPGPTRTDSIDTSKSAEGARNYLEFEELTVSQLLLCLREGNQKVERLELALKEAKERISDFEKKAKDRCEIETQTEGRTEQEKEEEKGTETVGSEVETLNLQVTTLFKELQEAHTKLSEAELMKKRLQEKCQALERKNSATPSELNEKQELVYNNRKLELQVESMRSEIKMEQAKTEDEKSKLATLQLTHNRLLQEYNNALKTTEELKRRESEKVDKVVLQELSGKLELAEKALASKQLQMDEMKQTIAKQEKDLETMAVLRAQMEVYCSDFHAERAAREKIHEEKEQLALQLAILLKDNNAFGDEGSRQSLMEMQSRHGAIASDADQQAYLVQRGAEDRNWMQQQQQNIPIHSCPKCGEVLPDIDTLLIHVTDCII, from the exons ATGTCCCACCAACCAGTTAGCTGCCTGACTGAAAAGGGGGACAGCCCCAACGAAACCACAGGAAATGGACCCCCCAATCTGGCTCACCCGAACCTGGACACGTTCACCCCACATGAGCTGCTGCAGCAGATGAGAGAGCTTCTAATTGAGAACCATCAGCTGAAAG AAGCCATGAAGCTGAACAATCAAGCTATGAAAGGGCGATTTGAGGAGCTTTCAGCCTGGAcagaaaagcagaaggaagaacgCCTATTTTTTGAGACCCAGAGCAAAGAAGCCAAAGAGCGCCTAACGGCACTGAgtcttgaaaatgaaaaactgaagcaagaactcagaaaactaaaagggAAAACTGAAAGGTCATTCGAG GTCCTCAAGGCAGAAGCAGAACAGGAAGTGGAACAGCTGAAGACCCAGGTGGCACGCCTTCAAGCTGAAAAGGTCGATCTGCTGGGCATCGTGTCTGAATTACAACTCAAGCTGAACTCAGGTGGCCCCTCCGAAGACTCCTTTGTTGAAATCAGGATGGCT GAGGGAGAAGCAGATGTGGCAACGAAAGAAATCAAGCCGAGTCCTGGGCCCACAAGAACTGATTCCATTGACAC GAGCAAATCTGCAGAAGGTGCCAGGAATTATTTGGAATTTGAGGAATTAACTGTGAGCCAGCTCCTGCTTTGTCTAAGGGAAGGAAACCAGAAGGTGGAGAGACTTGAACTTGCCCTCAAGGAAGCCAAAGAAAG aatTTCTGATTTTGAAAAGAAAGCGAAGGATCGTTGTGAGATTGAGACCCAGACAGAGGGGCGCacagaacaagagaaagaagaggagaaaggcaCAGAAACT GTTGGAAGTGAAGTGGAAACGTTGAACCTTCAGGTGACAACCCTGTTTAAGGAGCTTCAGGAGGCTCACACGAAACTCAGTGAGGCTGAGCTAATGAAGAAGAGACTTCAGGAAAA ATGTCAGGCCCTTgaaaggaaaaattctgcaaCCCCATCAGAGCTGAATGAAAAGCAAGAGCTTGTTTATAATAACAGAAAGTTAGAGCTCCAAGTAGAAAGCATGCGATCAGAAATCAAAATGGAGCAAGCAAAAACAGAAGATGAAAA gtCCAAATTAGCCACTCTACAGTTGACACACAACAGGCTTCTTCAAGAATACAATAATGCACTGAAAACAACTGAGGAACTAAAAAGAAGAGAG TCCGAAAAAGTGGATAAGGTGGTGCTGCAGGAACTGAGTGGAAAGCTGGAACTGGCAGAGAAAGCCCTGGCTTCCAAGCAGCTCCAAATGGATGAGATGAAGCAGACCATTGCCAAGCAGGAGAAAGACCTGGAAACCATGGCTGTTCTCAGGGCTCAG ATGGAGGTTTATTGTTCTGACTTTCATGCTGAaagagcagcaagagagaagatTCATGAAGAAAAGGAGCAACTGGCATTGCAGCTGGCAATTTTGCTGAAAGACAATAATGCTTTTGGAGATGAAGGCAG CAGGCAGTCCCTGATGGAAATGCAGAGCCGTCACGGGGCGATAGCAAGTGACGCTGACCAGCAGGCTTATCTCGTTCAAAGAG GAGCTGAGGATAGAAACTGGATGCAGCAGCAACAACAGAATATTCCAATTCATTCTTGCCCCAAATGTGGAGAAGTTCTGCCCGACATAGATACACTACTGATTCATGTTACGGACTGCATCATTTAA
- the OPTN gene encoding optineurin isoform X2 yields the protein MSHQPVSCLTEKGDSPNETTGNGPPNLAHPNLDTFTPHELLQQMRELLIENHQLKEAMKLNNQAMKGRFEELSAWTEKQKEERLFFETQSKEAKERLTALSLENEKLKQELRKLKGKTERSFEVLKAEAEQEVEQLKTQVARLQAEKVDLLGIVSELQLKLNSGGPSEDSFVEIRMAEGEADVATKEIKPSPGPTRTDSIDTSKSAEGARNYLEFEELTVSQLLLCLREGNQKVERLELALKEAKERISDFEKKAKDRCEIETQTEGRTEQEKEEEKGTETVGSEVETLNLQVTTLFKELQEAHTKLSEAELMKKRLQEKCQALERKNSATPSELNEKQELVYNNRKLELQVESMRSEIKMEQAKTEDEKSKLATLQLTHNRLLQEYNNALKTTEELKRRESEKVDKVVLQELSGKLELAEKALASKQLQMDEMKQTIAKQEKDLETMAVLRAQMEVYCSDFHAERAAREKIHEEKEQLALQLAILLKDNNAFGDEGRQSLMEMQSRHGAIASDADQQAYLVQRGAEDRNWMQQQQQNIPIHSCPKCGEVLPDIDTLLIHVTDCII from the exons ATGTCCCACCAACCAGTTAGCTGCCTGACTGAAAAGGGGGACAGCCCCAACGAAACCACAGGAAATGGACCCCCCAATCTGGCTCACCCGAACCTGGACACGTTCACCCCACATGAGCTGCTGCAGCAGATGAGAGAGCTTCTAATTGAGAACCATCAGCTGAAAG AAGCCATGAAGCTGAACAATCAAGCTATGAAAGGGCGATTTGAGGAGCTTTCAGCCTGGAcagaaaagcagaaggaagaacgCCTATTTTTTGAGACCCAGAGCAAAGAAGCCAAAGAGCGCCTAACGGCACTGAgtcttgaaaatgaaaaactgaagcaagaactcagaaaactaaaagggAAAACTGAAAGGTCATTCGAG GTCCTCAAGGCAGAAGCAGAACAGGAAGTGGAACAGCTGAAGACCCAGGTGGCACGCCTTCAAGCTGAAAAGGTCGATCTGCTGGGCATCGTGTCTGAATTACAACTCAAGCTGAACTCAGGTGGCCCCTCCGAAGACTCCTTTGTTGAAATCAGGATGGCT GAGGGAGAAGCAGATGTGGCAACGAAAGAAATCAAGCCGAGTCCTGGGCCCACAAGAACTGATTCCATTGACAC GAGCAAATCTGCAGAAGGTGCCAGGAATTATTTGGAATTTGAGGAATTAACTGTGAGCCAGCTCCTGCTTTGTCTAAGGGAAGGAAACCAGAAGGTGGAGAGACTTGAACTTGCCCTCAAGGAAGCCAAAGAAAG aatTTCTGATTTTGAAAAGAAAGCGAAGGATCGTTGTGAGATTGAGACCCAGACAGAGGGGCGCacagaacaagagaaagaagaggagaaaggcaCAGAAACT GTTGGAAGTGAAGTGGAAACGTTGAACCTTCAGGTGACAACCCTGTTTAAGGAGCTTCAGGAGGCTCACACGAAACTCAGTGAGGCTGAGCTAATGAAGAAGAGACTTCAGGAAAA ATGTCAGGCCCTTgaaaggaaaaattctgcaaCCCCATCAGAGCTGAATGAAAAGCAAGAGCTTGTTTATAATAACAGAAAGTTAGAGCTCCAAGTAGAAAGCATGCGATCAGAAATCAAAATGGAGCAAGCAAAAACAGAAGATGAAAA gtCCAAATTAGCCACTCTACAGTTGACACACAACAGGCTTCTTCAAGAATACAATAATGCACTGAAAACAACTGAGGAACTAAAAAGAAGAGAG TCCGAAAAAGTGGATAAGGTGGTGCTGCAGGAACTGAGTGGAAAGCTGGAACTGGCAGAGAAAGCCCTGGCTTCCAAGCAGCTCCAAATGGATGAGATGAAGCAGACCATTGCCAAGCAGGAGAAAGACCTGGAAACCATGGCTGTTCTCAGGGCTCAG ATGGAGGTTTATTGTTCTGACTTTCATGCTGAaagagcagcaagagagaagatTCATGAAGAAAAGGAGCAACTGGCATTGCAGCTGGCAATTTTGCTGAAAGACAATAATGCTTTTGGAGATGAAGGCAG GCAGTCCCTGATGGAAATGCAGAGCCGTCACGGGGCGATAGCAAGTGACGCTGACCAGCAGGCTTATCTCGTTCAAAGAG GAGCTGAGGATAGAAACTGGATGCAGCAGCAACAACAGAATATTCCAATTCATTCTTGCCCCAAATGTGGAGAAGTTCTGCCCGACATAGATACACTACTGATTCATGTTACGGACTGCATCATTTAA